One stretch of Deltaproteobacteria bacterium DNA includes these proteins:
- a CDS encoding helix-turn-helix transcriptional regulator gives MPTAAPRAADQELKRLGIGRKIRLLRESNSVMVDDLAKQAGVTPVLLKQIETDVVPPTLGTLLNIAKALGVGMDHFFTDKHPVQKIEHVPAAQRLKVKSSRDDATPRLSYTYESLAWQLVGKHMEPFLIDFNPEIAEQIETASHDGEEFLFVLEGVVLFEGDGRTIELMPGDSLYFYSDLPHRVRAKGPSRARAVAVLLPKAD, from the coding sequence ATGCCAACCGCCGCCCCTCGTGCCGCCGATCAGGAACTCAAGCGTCTCGGAATCGGTCGTAAAATCCGGTTACTTCGCGAGTCGAACAGCGTCATGGTGGACGATCTCGCGAAGCAGGCGGGGGTGACCCCCGTTCTGCTCAAGCAGATCGAGACCGACGTCGTTCCGCCGACGCTCGGCACGTTGCTCAACATTGCCAAGGCGCTGGGCGTGGGCATGGATCACTTCTTCACCGACAAGCACCCGGTGCAGAAGATCGAGCACGTGCCCGCGGCGCAGCGGCTCAAGGTGAAGTCGTCGCGCGACGATGCCACGCCGCGCCTTTCGTACACCTACGAATCGCTCGCGTGGCAGCTCGTCGGCAAGCACATGGAGCCCTTTCTCATTGATTTCAATCCGGAGATCGCCGAGCAGATCGAAACGGCGTCGCACGACGGCGAGGAATTCCTGTTCGTGCTCGAGGGCGTCGTGCTCTTCGAAGGTGACGGGCGGACGATCGAGCTGATGCCCGGCGACAGTTTGTATTTCTACTCGGATCTGCCGCATCGCGTACGTGCGAAGGGTCCGAGCCGCGCGCGCGCCGTCGCCGTCCTGCTGCCGAAGGCGGACTGA
- a CDS encoding endonuclease III domain-containing protein, producing the protein MPKSPSLLDLHLRLSKFFGPLGWWPAETPFEVCVGAILTQNTSWKNVERAIANLKRECVLTPHCLDVMPIEHLAELIRPSGYFNEKAKKLKSFAAFLMNEFGGRIEAMHAIDTDALRHRLLELPGLGPETVDSILLYALERPVFVIDAYTKRVFSRHGFFEEKITYPKAQEFFEAALPADARLFNEYHAEIVHLAKDFCLKSKPLCGHCPVPCAFGRATIAETKTVKADKPARRSATAA; encoded by the coding sequence ATGCCCAAATCGCCCTCTCTTCTCGATCTACACCTGCGTCTATCCAAATTCTTCGGTCCGCTGGGCTGGTGGCCCGCCGAAACTCCGTTCGAGGTGTGCGTCGGCGCGATTCTGACGCAGAACACGTCGTGGAAAAACGTCGAGCGCGCAATTGCGAATCTCAAGCGCGAGTGCGTGCTGACGCCGCATTGCCTCGACGTGATGCCGATCGAGCACCTGGCCGAACTCATCCGTCCGTCGGGCTATTTCAACGAGAAGGCGAAGAAGCTGAAGTCGTTCGCAGCGTTCCTAATGAACGAATTCGGCGGACGCATCGAGGCGATGCACGCGATCGACACCGACGCGCTGCGCCACCGGCTGCTCGAACTGCCGGGCCTCGGGCCGGAGACGGTCGATTCCATCCTGCTTTACGCGCTGGAGCGGCCCGTTTTCGTGATCGATGCGTACACCAAGCGCGTTTTCAGCCGTCATGGCTTCTTCGAAGAGAAGATCACGTATCCCAAAGCGCAGGAGTTTTTCGAGGCGGCGCTACCGGCCGACGCGAGGCTCTTCAACGAGTATCACGCCGAGATCGTCCATCTGGCCAAGGACTTCTGCCTGAAGAGCAAGCCGCTTTGCGGGCATTGTCCGGTCCCGTGCGCGTTCGGCCGCGCGACAATTGCCGAGACGAAAACCGTCAAGGCGGACAAGCCGGCCCGGCGTTCCGCCACCGCCGCCTGA
- a CDS encoding 2-oxoacid:acceptor oxidoreductase family protein yields the protein MIELRFHGRGGQGAVIASKILACAIFKEGRFVQSFPKFGVERRGAPVEAFLRVDEDRIYLRNNIYRPDHLIVLDPTLIDAVDVTAGLKDGGTILINSDSAPEHYTKLERFRVVCVDASSIAVEYHLGSRQSPIVNTAILGAAARALGIVNIDHVVEAILEEVPFKGESNARAARDAFEQTRMN from the coding sequence ATGATCGAACTGCGTTTCCATGGCCGGGGCGGGCAGGGCGCCGTCATCGCCTCCAAGATTCTCGCGTGCGCGATCTTCAAGGAAGGCCGTTTCGTCCAGAGCTTTCCCAAGTTCGGCGTCGAGCGGCGCGGCGCGCCGGTCGAGGCGTTTCTGCGCGTCGATGAAGATCGCATCTATCTGCGCAACAACATCTATCGCCCCGATCATCTGATCGTACTCGACCCCACGCTCATCGACGCCGTGGACGTAACGGCCGGGCTCAAGGACGGCGGCACGATCCTCATCAACTCCGACTCCGCGCCGGAGCACTACACGAAACTCGAGCGTTTTCGAGTGGTGTGCGTCGATGCCTCGTCCATCGCGGTCGAATACCACCTGGGCAGCCGTCAGAGCCCGATCGTCAACACGGCGATTCTCGGCGCGGCGGCAAGGGCGCTGGGGATCGTGAACATCGACCACGTCGTCGAGGCGATTTTGGAGGAGGTGCCCTTCAAGGGCGAATCCAATGCGCGCGCGGCCCGCGACGCATTCGAGCAGACGCGGATGAACTGA